The Hippocampus zosterae strain Florida chromosome 11, ASM2543408v3, whole genome shotgun sequence genome includes the window CTTCGACCGCAACATTCGCGATGCTGAGTGCTCATCTGCCCTAACACTAAGTCGTTTATCTGCTCCATGGAATGCTGTGACATCACTGCGGCAAGATGCAGCCAGAGCCCAACAATAAACCAATAGAGACCGCAGGGTTCAAATGGGCCGATGTCAGCCCGAGGAGGATACAGCACACCCAACTGTGCCCATGAACGCGGCCGCACACTTTTCAACTTAATTGTCCGTGTCACCTTCTTTAAAAAGACTCATCAAATCTACTTGACGCTGCTGACTTTGGACTTGCGGTTAGCTAATGGAAATAATGTCAGGAGTTTGTCAAGGTAGCAATGCTGAATTAATATGTAAATTACCGATTCGACATCGGTCAAATTCCTACAGGGAGTCAAACACGCTCAGAATAAATGCATATATTAGCCATGCGAGCTGCATTACCTAATAGATCGTTCTGTATCTTGACAGTGTCCCACAAGTTACATGTAACCATCGGCTGACAGACAACAGATAATCACAAGTATGCCACGCTATTTACTATCTTGGCCTAAGTGAGTTGAGTCATTAgaattattattacaattttgTGATGTTCTTCAAAACAGCGCCTTGTAACAATAAATAATGACCAGAGTCGCTTATTGTGAGTATATCGTGTTAGTCTGCTAACGCTAACAATATCACTCAGTTTACTTGTGCTGTCAAGCATAAAGTTCATTCAGAAGTACCAAATTGATATTATAACTTCACCACGGGTTAAAATGAGGACAAATGGTGTGAATGAGCTCAATCCCGTGCCGGGAGGTAGACTTACCTTTCCGTATGCATTAAACAAGTTAAGTCGTCAGCGGACTTGTCACTCCGTCAATGGGGGCTAGCAGTGAAGCGTAGCCTAACTATTAGCTGCTCAACATAGCATAAGACAGTTGAAGTCGACCAAACTACAAGGATTTTTTTAAGTTTAACGTCCCTCGTCACAACGTCAGgggaatataaaatgataacttAGTATCTCGGCAAACTATACACTATGAACCTGTTTACAATGATGCGCTCGTCAACGCAGTGACTATTGTGCATGTCAAGATAGCCGGTTGGACAACCATCAAGACGGACCAGTCCAGCGGGCGGAGACGCCAATCATGCTTGAAGTATGGCAGACACAGACGTATGACTTGTAGACATGTGAAGCAGATTCGCAACAGAACCACTTAACAGAGCTTTCGTGCTGGGAGGAATCTATGTTCTATATTTCTATCAATAGAAGCGCATGCGTATGACGTATTTAGATGGGGAAAATAGCCAGCTCTATTCGCTACATTAGTGATTTCTTTGACATGTGCTCATTGTTAATATGTAAATAGCATTAAAAAGGTAACGTATTTCCGACATTTACAATCCGTCAAATTTATTGAATGTGTGATACACGACGCCTCTTGTCGCTTGTTAATTACGTCACATTTGACATTGGCATGGACCGAACAAGAACGGTAATAGAactcatatttttgaaaaaactgTTGGGTTGGTAGGACAAAAGCAGGCGTTTTAATTGTGTAAAATTATTTGAATGAattcacattaataatggaCCGTGTTTGTTTCAACCATACGACCATAATTTAGCGATAGCATTAGCCACAGACTTTTGTACAATTTGAAGATCCTGAACAGTATTCCTTGCAGTGATGGCGCTGCAGCTATTTGCAAGACCTGTCACATGGCTCCTCGCTGATACACTGTGCTTAATTCCTCAGAAGACATTCGGGTAAGTTTTCTGGCAGCACACGCGGGCCACCGATCTTTAGCCTGCACCATGACTATTGTTTTATTTGACTGATACTGAAAGGTTGCTTAAcaagatttctttttaaaacattgtgtacacatttcattttattctatATTTAAGTATATTTATAaacgtactgtacatacaaagcGACACCAACTTGTTCGATGCATTTTGCCCTatgatctgacacattttatgaaatCTCATAACCTCTGCATCACAAACATAGTAAACACATGTTCTAATTCGCCTGTTTACTATACGATCTACATATTTTATACTCCTACTACATTATTAGAGTCTCTTTAATGAAGAAGATATCCATACCAGTTAGCCTGACAACTGAATCAGCATcctgtcaaaaataaatgtaacaaaactttctccagtgtgtcctctGCTGCAGCTGCCATTCAAAAAATGACCAGAGTGCGAGTGGTGGATAACAGCTCTCTCGGGAATACACCTTACCACCGGCCTCCAAGAGTGATCCATGTATACACCAAGAACGGCGTTGGAAAAGTTGGTGACAAAGTGTTGCTGGCCATAAAAGGACAGAAGAAAGCAGCACTAATTGTTGGTCACAAAATGCCAGGAGAACGTATGAATCCACGCTTCGATTCAAATAATGTCGTTCTGATCGAGGAGAATGGGAACCCCACAGGAACAAGGATTAAGGTTCCCATACCCACTCATTTACGTAAACGAATGGAGGGTGACTACTCAAAGGTGCTGGCAATTGCTAGTTCTTTTGTTTGATTGAAAATCTCTCCACTTGGTCGTTTTGTCAATTATAGTATTGTTTGTAATAGGCTCAAGTTTGTTTGACAGTCATCTATTTGCTTACAATAAATACAACCTTTACCTTAAACGCATGGTATGGTCTGTTTAACAAGCAAATGTGGGTCAACTAAATGTTGTGAATACAATCAACAAACCTTGAAATGAAGAATGTTACTGGCATTATTTATTGAAGGCACAACACACATTCTGAGCACAAAACATAACTGGCACATTTTAATTTAGCCGCTTAGAGCTAAGGACATGTATAAGGCATTCCAATACTGTGATCCCTGTCAAGAAACTCCGTTGCTTACATTAATGTGAGGCATTTTTGCAGCTTCCTTCAACAAAAATTTCAGTGCAAAGTAAACCCTTAGCGTGAAACCTCACAGATGGGCGACTTATTTctaacaacacaaaaacaataggtttaaaaaaagtcGTATGCTCAAGTCTGTCTCACTACCTATGGGTGCAAAGTTGGATGCACACTATCCTGTTAAAAATTTAAGTCATATACAAAGTAAGAAAAGCTCCTAGGTCAATGTGATAATtcgtgaaaatgtaattttttcaaGCACTACCAATATGCTTTCGTTGCTAAATATTTTAGACCTTTAGACAGCCAacctaaaatacagaaatatcacCATGCAAATAACTTGCCATTCTGTGGTTACGCATATACTGTACTCATGCAGGAGTGATAGCTGCATACTTCAGGTTTGCATAGTTTTACAACTTTTTAGTGGGAGACACTTGGCCTGGATGGACTTTTCAATGTGTCTCTACTGCTACTTTGGATACGCTAGGGTGGGAAATGTTACAGGATTTTCAAGGCTGAGCGTTGAAACAATCTGCAGGCTGCTGCCATCCCTCAACTTGGTATAGAGTCCTCTTCAACCACACATGGTCAGGTAAAGCCActagcagagagagagagagagagagtaatgcAAGTTTGATGGAAAGGCTTGcaattcacatacagtacatttgacaaagtgtatccaatccaattcaaGAATTCAGAACTCACCTCTATGAGAGTCAATTCAGCCACTCCTGAGGACTCTTTGTCAAACTGCAGGAAAGACCCTGTGTAAAATAATGCCATTTACATGTTATTGAATGGCCATGAGGAGTTTATGGGCAAAGTTACACACAAAATAACAGCAAGGGGTAGAGTACTCACTGAACATGGCTTCAAGCTTGACCAAGCAGCAGATGAAGTTATCAAAGTCAATCATCTCATTCTCTGCATATCGGGCCACCAGAATCTCGTTCAGTTTGTTGTTTAGTTTAAaaccttcaaaaaataaaatacatgaggGTAGATCTCGCTTGTCAACTATTATTTAAATGCAAGTAAATAGTGAGCGTTTGTACCTGCTGCCTCCACGGCAAGACGCATCTCATAGGAACTCATGGCACCTGACTTGTCAAGATCAAACTGCCTAAAGACAAGCTGTAAGCAAAGCGAATACATGTTTAATTTGGTTGAAATGGCTGTAATGCAcgacactttttactcactcaCCAGCCACTTTCGAATCTTATTCCAAAGAACCTGGAACTCCACCACTCCCAAACGAGCGCTTCCATCCTTCTAATTAAAATCTTGTCACGGTGTTTAACTAACCAACCAAGGCGATGCAAAAATCTGACACAATTACAGTACTCTATTGTAAAACTGTCTTGTagtttttcaaattaatttatGATAAGGCAAGAGGATACGTCCATAAGGTTGACCATTGTTCTGCAGGACTCCAGACTGAAGCCATCCGTCTTCAGATCCTTATCTGAGAGAACACCAAAAGTGGAGTTACACAGTCGCTTATAATAGGAGTGGCCATTCAGGAAATTGACGGTGTATACACAAGAGGCATACTAACATGTCAGCATATCAGCAGCTATCAATCTATCATTGCGAATAAACAAAACTCACGGCGCGAGACGACTCTGTTCAGAATGGTCTTCAGCTCCCGAATGGAAATCTCCATGTCCTGCATGAAAAATACTTCAATTCAGTTACATTATTTTCaagtttaataataataataataatacattttatttataagcgcctttcaagacacccaaggacactttacaataacaaaaaacacaaaccatGCATAATTTCTACAAATATACTTGCAGGGCATCCGttgaaatacatatttattatatttcgaaCAATAATGTAATTTTCTCATGTTGTTATAGCATTTTCATCATTATCATTACACATCTTCAGGGACTGGCtcggaaaaataaaacagttcTTGTCTTTCAGTGAGGTGGAGCTCGAGTTTAGTTGACCAAATAAAGATACTTGAATGTATGAGTTTTCCACAGCCTACCTCTCCTGCTAGTTGGGCAAACATGGACTTGAAGGACTCATCAATGTTATCTTCAGTTATTTCTTCCTGAAGGCAAGGTGAATTATATTACAGGTTAAGTAGTATCAGATAAGTTGAGAACTTCTAACTTCTTTCCATACAACTCATGTGTCAGACAGGTACACATACCTCTTCTCCTAAGTCAGCAGAGATTTCATCGTCTAGTTCTCTGCAAAATTCAATGACATCACACTTGCCTTTTTACAACCCTTGAAATAAGACCACGCAACAATatcaagtgtggaaaaaaaatacacgtacTCGGTTTCTGATTGTTTCTCAGTGAAGACTCTGAGGACAAAGTCTGCCTCTTTACCGGGCTCAAAAGTGGAGGGGACAATGAGATACTCTCCTGGAGGTAGACGGAGCCGTGTGCTCACCTCCCGAAGGTTAATGAAAGTCTCAGAGCGAGCACACGATTGATTGCTCAGAAAGAAATTCTTCTTCAGGTGGACATTCTGGCAACCTTTAAACTGAGGGCGGTAAGAAAACAAATGTGCCATTGGCCATTTTACTCCAATCATGTTTGAATTATGATTTTGAAATGTACGGTAGTTATTGAttaatttttcagtttttcaagTAGCAATAGGAATGAATCCCAACTCAGTAGCGGTGTAAAAAGTTCTGCCTCTATAAAAGATAATGTCCCATTGTGACTGAAGCTGCCTTTTTATATGTAATTATGGCGTAAAACTGTTTTGTGTCACACTGAGATCAGGTTCTAATAGTTTGCtgtgctaatgttagctaaaatgaacaaaataaacataaacCGATCTCAACAGATTTGtctattattgtggttgtagttggCAGTGATACAACTGGACTTTACCCAGTTGTACCACTGCCAACTACAAGAATGAACAGAACAGTTACATTACACATCTCGAATGGTGTCATTCCAAACTGACCACAACTGTCTTTGCAGAGGCAGAATTTGGAA containing:
- the mrpl14 gene encoding 39S ribosomal protein L14, mitochondrial, producing MALQLFARPVTWLLADTLCLIPQKTFGVSSAAAAIQKMTRVRVVDNSSLGNTPYHRPPRVIHVYTKNGVGKVGDKVLLAIKGQKKAALIVGHKMPGERMNPRFDSNNVVLIEENGNPTGTRIKVPIPTHLRKRMEGDYSKVLAIASSFV